The following proteins are co-located in the Lagenorhynchus albirostris chromosome 2, mLagAlb1.1, whole genome shotgun sequence genome:
- the C1QA gene encoding complement C1q subcomponent subunit A, whose amino-acid sequence MEAPWGWLVIGVLAISLASSVTQDVCRAQDGRDGAAGIPGRPGRPGLKGERGEQGAAGIQTGVRGLKGDQGEPGPPGKPGRMGYPGPSGPLGPPGLPGLKGIKGNPGNIQNQPQPAFSAVRRNPPMGGNVVIFDTVITNQESPYQSHSGRFICSVPGYYYFTFQVVSKWDICLSIVSFGRGQVQRSLGFCDANSKGLFQVVSGGTVFQLQQGDQVWIEKDPNKGRIYQGSEADSVFSGFLIFPST is encoded by the exons ATGGAAGCCCCCTGGGGCTGGCTGGTGATCGGTGTGCTGGCCATATCCCTGGCCTCTTCGGTGACCCAGGACGTTTGCCGAGCACAGGATGGGAGGGACGGGGCCGCAGGAATACCCGGCCGACCCGGACGGCCAGGCCTCAAGGGGGAGCGAGGGGAGCAGG GGGCCGCTGGTATCCAGACAGGCGTCCGTGGCCTTAAAGGAGACCAGGGAGAGCCTGGGCCCCCTGGAAAACCTGGCAGAATGGGCTACCCAGGGCCCAGCGGCCCCCTGGGGCCCCCTGGCCTCCCAGGGTTGAAGGGCATCAAAGGCAACCCAGGAAACATCCAGAACCAGCCGCAGCCGGCCTTCTCGGCCGTGAGACGGAACCCTCCGATGGGTGGCAACGTGGTCATCTTTGACACGGTCATCACCAACCAGGAGAGCCCATACCAGAGCCACTCGGGCCGGTTCATCTGCTCTGTGCCGGGTTACTACTACTTCACCTTCCAGGTGGTGTCCAAGTGGGACATCTGCCTGTCTATCGTGTCCTTTGGGAGGGGCCAAGTCCAGCGTTCCTTGGGCTTCTGTGACGCCAACAGCAAAGGACTCTTCCAGGTGGTGTCCGGGGGTACGGTGTTCCAGCTCCAGCAGGGAGACCAGGTCTGGATTGAAAAAGACCCCAATAAGGGCCGCATTTACCAGGGTTCAGAGGCCGACAGCGTATTTAGTGGCTTCCTCATCTTCCCATCCACCTGA